A single window of Agromyces aureus DNA harbors:
- a CDS encoding RNA polymerase sigma factor, translating to MGEREFEALFRTYHPVLVSAAYNRLSDIGDAEDAAAEVFAQAWRRREEATHVLTIAWLYSTLRNVVGNQYRGRTRHARRVEQAESAHRDPATGTSDDALDVRAAVNRLDPADRELIWMAYWEDLTRDEMAEILGCSAATLRVRLHRAKKRLELSLAALANDPGDAGSPVVTVNEGTL from the coding sequence ATGGGTGAGCGGGAATTCGAGGCGCTGTTTCGCACGTACCATCCGGTACTCGTGTCAGCTGCGTACAACCGGCTGAGCGACATCGGCGATGCCGAAGACGCCGCGGCGGAGGTGTTCGCGCAGGCCTGGCGGCGTCGAGAGGAAGCTACGCATGTGCTCACCATCGCGTGGCTGTACTCGACGCTCCGTAACGTCGTCGGCAACCAGTACCGCGGACGCACTCGACACGCGCGCCGGGTCGAGCAGGCCGAGTCTGCCCACCGCGATCCGGCCACCGGCACCTCCGACGACGCGCTCGACGTGCGTGCCGCGGTGAACCGCCTCGACCCGGCCGATCGCGAGTTGATCTGGATGGCGTATTGGGAGGACCTGACGCGCGATGAGATGGCCGAGATTCTCGGGTGCTCGGCCGCGACACTGCGGGTGCGTCTGCACCGGGCGAAGAAACGCCTCGAGCTCTCTCTTGCCGCGCTTGCGAACGACCCAGGGGACGCCGGTTCGCCAGTCGTGACTGTGAACGAAGGAACGTTATGA
- a CDS encoding DUF2975 domain-containing protein, whose protein sequence is MVLSKQNVPAVRFALVALFVAALLLQFWLVPSVAAQAATQYPEYADLARPYVIAIGIAIGLFELALVAAWQVLSASTADNRPQRRNWATIFTFAIVLSGLMFAGIFVHVGSVARVGGPPVLFGLLAALAVVVFAVVLRRKTSELTVGDAEN, encoded by the coding sequence ATGGTTCTTTCCAAGCAGAACGTTCCCGCAGTGCGCTTCGCACTGGTTGCCCTGTTCGTTGCCGCCCTGTTGCTGCAGTTTTGGCTCGTTCCAAGCGTCGCTGCGCAGGCCGCGACCCAGTACCCCGAGTATGCGGACCTGGCGCGCCCGTACGTCATCGCCATCGGAATTGCGATCGGATTATTTGAGTTGGCCCTCGTCGCCGCGTGGCAGGTACTGTCCGCCTCGACCGCAGACAACCGCCCTCAGCGGCGGAATTGGGCCACGATCTTCACTTTTGCAATCGTTCTTTCAGGCTTGATGTTCGCAGGCATCTTCGTTCACGTTGGGTCGGTAGCGCGCGTCGGCGGCCCACCAGTGCTCTTCGGCCTGCTCGCCGCTCTCGCCGTCGTCGTCTTTGCGGTGGTGCTGCGACGCAAGACATCGGAGCTCACAGTCGGAGATGCCGAGAACTAG